Proteins from one Larimichthys crocea isolate SSNF chromosome XX, L_crocea_2.0, whole genome shotgun sequence genomic window:
- the dnajc2 gene encoding dnaJ homolog subfamily C member 2 encodes MLLEARDDEETVVFTTTAASVQVQVEPVGRWFEAYVKRRNRSTSTSFQELEEEEESSEEEEDEEFQLEEYPMLRTLDPKDWKNQDHYAVLGLVHLRYKATQKQIKAAHKAIVLKHHPDKRKAAGEQIVEGDNDYFTCITKAIEILSDPVKRRAFDSVDPTFDNAVPSKSEGKENFFEVFAPVFDRNARWSSKKHVPKLGTMESTFEDVDNFYSFWYNFDSWREFSYLDEEEKEKAECRDERRWIEKQNRASRAQRKKEEMNRIRTLVDTAYSCDPRIKKFKEEEKARKESEKKAKADAKKREQEEKERARQAELEAARLLKEKEEEEAKQAAQQAKKEKEIQKKAIKKERQKLRTTCKNWNYFADNEADSVKMMEEVEKLCDRLELISLQSLNEILASGSKDDSKAAVEKQVQEVNAQLQREREAEVQARQAARSAEQASGGGGGGGKGWNEDDLQLLIKAVNLFPAGTNARWEVIANYMNLHSTSGMKRNAKDVINKAKNLQRLDPLQKDEINRKAFEKFKKEHTSVAPTVDNAVPSERFDASGTDGNTAAWTTEEQKLLEQALKTYPVSTPERWEKIAAAVPGRSKKDCMKRYKELVEMVKAKKAAQEQVAAKSKK; translated from the exons ATGTTGTTAGAAGCGCGGGACGACGAAGAGACGGTTGTCTTCACGACCACTGCCG CCTCTGTGCAGGTCCAGGTGGAGCCTGTGGGACGATGGTTCGAGGCATATGTGAAACGGAGGAACAGGAGCACATCCACCTCCttccaggagctggaggaggaagaggagtcctccgaggaggaagaggatgaggagttTCAGCTGGAGGAGTACCCCATGCTCCGAACACTTGACCCCAAAGACTGGAAG AATCAAGATCACTATGCTGTCCTCGGGCTCGTACACCTGAGGTACAAAgccacacaaaaacagatcaaaGCGGCTC ACAAAGCCATCGTGTTGAAGCACCACCCTGACAAGAGGAAAGCTGCAGGAGAGCAGATCGTAGAGGGAGACAACGACTACTTCACCTGTATAACTAAAG CTATAGAAATCCTGTCGGACCCTGTGAAGAGGAGAGCTTTCGACAGTGTCGACCCCACCTTCGACAACGCCGTGCCTTCAAAGAGCGAAGGCAAAGAGAACTTTTTCGAGGTGTTCGCTCCCGTTTTCGATAGAAACGCCAGATGGTCTTCCAAAAAGCACGTGCCCAAACTCGGCACCATGGAGTCTACTTTTGAAGACGTCGACAATTTTTACTCTTTTTG GTACAACTTTGATTCATGGAGGGAATTCTCTTACTTggatgaagaggaaaaggagaaggcTGAATG TCGAGATGAGAGGAGATGGATCGAGAAGCAGAATCGAGCCTCCAGAGctcagaggaagaaggaggagatgaataGAATACGAACACTAGTTG ATACCGCCTACAGTTGTGACCCTAGAATAAAGAaattcaaagaagaagaaaaagccaGGAAGGAGTCTGAGAAAAAAGCTAAAGCTGACGCCaagaagagagagcaggaggagaaggagcga GCCCGGCAGGCGGAGCTGGAGGCGGCTCGTTtgctgaaggagaaggaggaagaggaggcgaaGCAGGCAGCCCAGCAGgccaagaaagagaaagagatccAGAAGAAGGCCATcaagaaagagaggcagaaactCAGGACTACCTGCAAG AACTGGAACTACTTTGCTGACAATGAAGCTGACAGTGTGAaaatgatggaggaggtggagaagctCTGTGATCGGCTGGAGCTGATAAG tCTGCAGTCCCTGAATGAAATCCTGGCCTCAGGCTCAAAAGACGACAGTAAGGCAGCCGTTGAGAAGCAG gtgcaAGAGGTGAACGCCCagctgcagagggagagggaggccGAGGTCCAGGCGAGGCAGGCGGCTCGCAGCGCCGAGCAGGccagtggaggtggaggaggtgggggcaAGGGCTGGAACGAGGATGacctccagctgctcatcaAAGCGGTCAACCTGTTTCCCGCTGGAACCAACGCCAG ATGGGAAGTTATCGCCAACTATATGAACCTGCACTCCACCAGCGGCATGAAGAGGAACGCCAAAGACGTCATCAACAAAGCCAAGAATCTACAACGGCTAG ATCCGCTACAGAAAGATGAGATCAACAGGAAAGCCTTTGAGAAGTTCAAGAAGGAGCACACTTCAGTGGCTCCCACCGTAGATAACGCTGTGCCCTCAGAGAGATTTGACG CCTCTGGTACTGATGGTAACACTGCTGCCTGGACCACAGAGGAACAGAAACTTCTGGAACAAGCCCTGAAGACCTACCCGGTCAGCACACCTGAGCGGTGGGAGAAGATCGCTGCTGCCGTCCCGGGACGAAGCAAGAAAGACTGTATGAAGAGGTACAAG gagctggtggagatgGTTAAAGCCAAGAAAGCTGCACAGGAACAAGTGGCAGCCAAgagtaaaaaatga